The following proteins are encoded in a genomic region of Lachnospiraceae bacterium KM106-2:
- a CDS encoding bifunctional autolysin Atl / N-acetylmuramoyl-L-alanine amidase: MKIMRRGLHVGVILAVIIVTFTTFNTTTVSAASTGKTNTSSMYVRTGAGTSHAKLKHSGKEVKLAKNTKVTILKTSGDWYRVSFTHSKKTLKGYVMKKYVTLANSSTKVTSMSKKCSVPAKVRDSGVNIRTQGSLSSKVYTVSGKKVQLSKNHKITILNEKTVSGTRWFYISYKYKNKTHHGYISANYVRLTLSKKVKGYVSASKVTMKTSAGNKAKTYKLSSKAVTLKKNHSVTIKKEVYKDKTRWYQVSFTYKSKTRTAYIKANQVYFKKTVSTSSSNNNTSAKPTPSATPTPTQEPSATSTPAPQQPLSDAEFEASLTAQKFPESYKAGLRALHQKYPNWRFQAFHTNLDWNTVISKQAESTKNVITKNKADAWKSLVGYDYNSDKYNFPWKDNTWVIASKAAVSYYMDPRNFFDEKRVFMFEALNYVEGAQSKDALNYMMVNTPLSGSYSYKDGSKTVNKTYIDTFMEAAVYSGVSPYHLASRVKQEVITSSGGSYKFSNSASGTVSGYTGYYNFFNIGAYDSANTNAVINGLKFAKNGGTLSDANKSLYLIPWNNQYRSILGGSKYLGSSYINKGQNTMYLQKFNVTSYSTYSHQYMTNVEAVYSEALKTYQAYYGNGTTSNSLNSSIGFIIPVYLNMPGSACAAPSTAAANPNPNLKTVSIVDNNNKTVSSTYDASTLTYNVVVDSASITALTIKGTAVNSNTSMVMSYQFGNSSESSGRFTSSGSYTHALSKGTNTFKIQTTAQNGAKLTYTVVVAKK, encoded by the coding sequence ATGAAAATAATGAGAAGGGGACTGCATGTAGGGGTGATTTTGGCAGTAATAATAGTCACATTTACCACGTTTAATACAACTACGGTATCAGCAGCATCAACGGGAAAAACGAATACATCCAGTATGTATGTACGAACTGGTGCAGGAACTTCCCATGCCAAATTAAAACATTCGGGAAAAGAAGTTAAGTTAGCGAAGAATACCAAAGTCACCATATTGAAGACATCGGGGGATTGGTATCGAGTGTCATTTACCCATAGTAAAAAGACATTAAAAGGCTATGTCATGAAAAAGTATGTTACATTAGCAAACTCTAGCACAAAAGTAACGAGCATGTCAAAAAAATGTTCCGTACCTGCAAAGGTTCGTGACAGTGGGGTAAATATTCGTACTCAGGGAAGTCTTAGCTCAAAGGTTTATACTGTGAGTGGGAAAAAGGTTCAGTTGAGTAAAAATCATAAGATTACCATATTGAATGAAAAGACAGTCAGCGGGACACGCTGGTTTTATATCTCCTATAAGTATAAAAATAAGACGCATCATGGCTATATTTCAGCTAATTATGTAAGATTAACTTTATCAAAGAAGGTTAAGGGATATGTGTCAGCTTCTAAGGTAACAATGAAGACAAGCGCAGGAAATAAAGCCAAAACATATAAATTAAGCAGTAAAGCGGTAACTTTAAAGAAGAATCATTCTGTTACGATTAAAAAAGAAGTATATAAAGATAAAACAAGATGGTATCAGGTAAGTTTTACATATAAAAGTAAAACAAGAACTGCCTATATAAAAGCGAATCAAGTATATTTTAAGAAGACAGTAAGTACGAGTAGTTCTAATAACAATACATCTGCGAAGCCAACACCTTCTGCAACACCAACACCAACGCAGGAACCTTCTGCAACATCAACACCTGCGCCACAACAACCTTTATCAGATGCAGAGTTCGAGGCATCTCTGACAGCACAGAAGTTCCCAGAAAGTTATAAAGCAGGTCTTCGTGCTTTACATCAGAAGTATCCAAATTGGAGATTTCAAGCATTCCATACTAATCTGGACTGGAATACTGTTATTTCAAAACAGGCAGAATCAACAAAGAATGTAATCACTAAGAATAAAGCAGACGCGTGGAAGTCGTTAGTTGGTTATGACTATAATAGCGATAAATATAACTTTCCTTGGAAAGATAATACATGGGTAATTGCTTCGAAAGCAGCTGTATCTTATTATATGGATCCTCGTAATTTCTTTGATGAAAAAAGAGTGTTTATGTTTGAAGCATTAAACTATGTTGAGGGAGCACAGAGTAAAGATGCCTTAAATTATATGATGGTAAACACACCATTAAGTGGATCTTATTCCTATAAAGACGGCTCAAAAACTGTTAACAAAACATATATTGATACCTTTATGGAAGCAGCTGTTTACTCAGGTGTCAGCCCTTATCATTTAGCATCTCGTGTTAAGCAGGAGGTTATTACTTCCAGCGGAGGAAGCTATAAATTTAGTAATTCCGCAAGCGGTACCGTTAGCGGATATACAGGTTACTACAATTTCTTTAATATTGGAGCATATGATAGCGCCAATACAAATGCCGTGATCAACGGATTAAAATTTGCTAAAAATGGCGGAACATTATCAGATGCAAACAAATCATTATATCTGATCCCTTGGAATAATCAGTATCGTTCCATCTTAGGAGGGTCAAAGTATTTAGGAAGTTCCTATATTAATAAAGGTCAGAATACAATGTATCTTCAGAAATTTAATGTAACATCTTACAGTACGTATTCTCATCAGTATATGACCAATGTTGAGGCTGTGTACTCGGAAGCATTAAAGACATATCAAGCTTACTATGGAAATGGTACAACAAGTAATTCATTGAATTCATCGATTGGGTTTATTATCCCGGTATACTTAAATATGCCTGGATCGGCTTGTGCAGCACCATCTACAGCAGCTGCTAATCCAAATCCAAATCTTAAGACAGTATCGATCGTAGATAACAATAATAAAACTGTATCCAGTACTTATGATGCGTCTACACTTACTTATAATGTAGTCGTAGATAGTGCATCCATTACTGCTCTTACTATAAAGGGAACGGCAGTAAATAGTAACACAAGTATGGTCATGAGTTATCAATTTGGTAATTCATCTGAAAGTAGTGGGCGATTTACTTCTAGCGGAAGTTATACCCACGCATTGTCGAAAGGGACAAATACCTTTAAAATTCAAACGACAGCGCAGAATGGAGCGAAATTGACTTATACCGTTGTAGTGGCAAAGAAATAG
- a CDS encoding DNA repair protein RadA, with protein sequence MAKAKTVFFCKECGFESSKWLGQCPGCKQWDTFTEEKVGKATPASKAVRIGIVEPQPLSKIATDESERLTTGIHEFDRVLGGGIVHGSLVLVGGDPGIGKSTLLLQMSKEMVDRGRNILYISGEESLKQIKIRAERLGTFKGELLLLSETNLDVIEESIKKVNPEVVVIDSIQTMFKEEIGSAPGSVSQVREATAVLMRLAKGLGISIFIVGHVTKEGVVAGPRVLEHMVDTVLYLEGENQASYRILRAVKNRFGSTNEIGVFEMKSFGLSEVLNPSEFLLSGKPEGASGSVVACCVEGTRPVLIEVQALVSQTYYNMPRRTAAGADYNRMNLLLAVLEKRMGIQLSSCDAYLNVAGGMRISEPALDLAIIVAIYSSFKNRVLDNKTIIFGEVGLAGEVRGVNMVEQRVGEAIKMGFDTCILPEVNKANLTNLPIRLIGIKNIRQLVNII encoded by the coding sequence ATGGCCAAGGCGAAAACAGTATTTTTCTGTAAAGAGTGTGGTTTTGAATCGTCTAAGTGGCTTGGACAATGTCCAGGATGTAAACAGTGGGATACCTTTACCGAAGAGAAAGTCGGAAAAGCAACTCCGGCTTCCAAGGCGGTAAGAATAGGGATTGTAGAGCCACAGCCGTTATCAAAGATTGCAACGGATGAGAGTGAACGATTGACAACTGGAATCCATGAGTTTGATCGTGTGCTTGGTGGCGGTATCGTACACGGTTCTCTTGTACTAGTTGGTGGAGATCCAGGTATTGGAAAATCCACATTGCTTTTACAGATGTCTAAGGAAATGGTAGATAGGGGCCGAAATATATTATATATATCTGGAGAAGAATCACTAAAGCAGATCAAAATCCGTGCAGAGAGGTTAGGAACCTTTAAAGGGGAATTACTTCTTCTTAGTGAAACCAATCTTGATGTGATCGAAGAGAGCATCAAAAAGGTTAATCCAGAAGTGGTGGTCATTGACTCGATTCAGACCATGTTCAAAGAAGAGATTGGCTCTGCGCCGGGAAGTGTGAGTCAGGTTCGAGAAGCGACCGCAGTATTGATGCGTTTAGCAAAAGGACTTGGCATATCGATCTTTATTGTTGGTCATGTGACCAAAGAAGGTGTTGTTGCAGGACCAAGAGTCTTAGAGCATATGGTGGATACGGTTCTTTATCTGGAAGGAGAGAACCAGGCATCTTATCGAATTCTTCGAGCGGTTAAAAACCGATTTGGATCTACAAATGAAATCGGTGTATTTGAAATGAAATCATTCGGTCTATCGGAAGTCTTGAATCCATCGGAATTTCTACTAAGTGGAAAACCAGAAGGAGCAAGCGGTTCAGTTGTTGCTTGTTGTGTAGAGGGAACAAGACCAGTATTGATCGAGGTACAGGCGCTCGTTAGTCAGACCTATTATAATATGCCAAGAAGAACAGCAGCAGGTGCTGATTACAATAGAATGAATCTGCTCTTAGCAGTATTGGAAAAGAGAATGGGAATTCAGCTATCAAGCTGTGATGCCTATTTGAATGTGGCTGGTGGAATGAGAATTAGTGAGCCAGCATTGGATTTGGCGATCATTGTCGCTATTTACTCTAGTTTTAAGAATCGTGTCTTAGATAATAAGACAATTATCTTTGGAGAGGTCGGATTGGCTGGAGAAGTTCGTGGTGTCAACATGGTTGAACAGCGGGTGGGAGAAGCCATCAAGATGGGATTCGATACTTGTATCCTGCCAGAGGTAAACAAAGCAAACTTAACCAATCTGCCTATTCGATTGATAGGCATTAAAAATATAAGGCAATTGGTAAATATCATATAA
- a CDS encoding nucleotide excision repair protein, with UvrB/UvrC motif, with the protein MLCDRCHKREARIYYTEIIGGQKKEQHLCRECAAEYTSWDFDSQENNKEVSIGNLLSSILSNYYGGSKKEKDSKYHGITCSNCKMTYDEFIQGGKFGCSQCYQTFSKQLDKSITRLQGAQAHVGKRPNGFVSHTDQIIRKLSEIDRLELKLQDAVEKEEFEEAAKLRDQIRELKKKEEIGNA; encoded by the coding sequence ATGCTATGTGATAGATGTCATAAGAGAGAAGCAAGAATCTATTATACTGAGATTATTGGTGGACAAAAGAAAGAGCAGCATTTATGCAGAGAGTGTGCAGCAGAGTATACGAGCTGGGATTTTGATTCACAGGAAAATAATAAAGAAGTATCAATAGGTAATCTCCTAAGCAGCATATTAAGTAATTATTATGGTGGCAGTAAAAAGGAAAAGGACTCAAAATATCACGGCATTACATGTAGTAATTGTAAAATGACTTATGATGAATTTATACAAGGTGGTAAATTCGGATGTAGTCAGTGTTATCAGACATTCTCAAAACAACTAGATAAGAGCATAACGAGACTTCAAGGAGCACAGGCCCATGTCGGGAAACGACCAAACGGGTTTGTCAGTCACACTGATCAAATTATTCGTAAACTTTCTGAAATTGATCGCTTAGAATTGAAATTGCAAGATGCAGTGGAAAAGGAAGAGTTTGAAGAAGCAGCCAAGCTTCGAGATCAAATTCGGGAATTGAAGAAGAAGGAGGAGATCGGAAATGCTTAA
- a CDS encoding phosphoribosylamine--glycine ligase, with the protein MKVLIVGGGGREHAIAYQVAKSSQVDKIYCAPGNAGIASVAECVPIGAMELTKLADFAEEKKIDLTIIGMDDPLVAGVVDVFEERGLRVFGPRKNAAILEGSKAFSKDLMKKYNIPTAKYDTFDEPEKAIAYLETCEFPIVLKADGLALGKGVLICNNHDEAIEGVKEIMLDKKFGTAGNKMVIEEFMTGREVSVLCYCDGTHIAPMTSAQDHKRAGDGDTGLNTGGMGTFSPSPFYTKEVDEFCKKYIYQPSMDAMKAEGRDFVGVMFFGLMLTKDGPKVLEYNARFGDPEAQVVLPRMKTDIITVMNACIDGTLDQIHLEFEDNACVCVVLASDGYPVKYEKGITITGFDNFEHKEGYYVFHAGTKFKDGNIVTNGGRVLGVTAKGKTLKEARANAYAATDWITFSNKYMRHDIGKAIDEVK; encoded by the coding sequence ATGAAGGTATTAATTGTTGGCGGTGGCGGAAGAGAACATGCAATCGCTTATCAGGTAGCAAAGAGCAGTCAAGTAGATAAAATTTATTGTGCACCAGGAAATGCTGGTATTGCAAGTGTTGCAGAATGTGTTCCTATCGGAGCAATGGAACTTACTAAGCTAGCTGATTTTGCAGAAGAGAAGAAGATCGATCTGACGATCATCGGAATGGATGATCCACTAGTTGCAGGTGTTGTAGATGTATTTGAGGAAAGAGGACTTCGAGTATTCGGACCTAGAAAGAATGCAGCAATTCTAGAGGGATCAAAAGCATTCAGTAAAGATCTTATGAAGAAATATAATATTCCGACTGCAAAATATGATACATTCGATGAACCGGAAAAGGCAATCGCTTACTTAGAGACTTGTGAATTTCCAATCGTATTAAAAGCAGATGGATTAGCCTTAGGAAAAGGTGTTTTGATTTGTAATAATCACGATGAGGCAATTGAAGGCGTGAAGGAAATTATGCTAGATAAGAAGTTCGGAACCGCTGGAAATAAAATGGTCATTGAAGAGTTTATGACGGGAAGAGAAGTAAGTGTGTTGTGTTATTGTGATGGAACGCATATTGCACCAATGACCAGCGCGCAAGATCATAAACGTGCCGGTGATGGCGATACTGGGTTAAATACCGGTGGTATGGGGACATTTTCTCCAAGTCCATTTTATACAAAAGAGGTAGATGAATTTTGTAAGAAATATATTTATCAGCCAAGTATGGATGCGATGAAAGCAGAAGGAAGAGATTTCGTTGGCGTTATGTTCTTTGGATTGATGTTGACGAAAGATGGACCTAAGGTTTTAGAGTATAATGCAAGATTTGGCGATCCTGAGGCTCAGGTTGTTCTTCCAAGAATGAAGACAGATATTATCACGGTTATGAATGCCTGTATTGATGGAACATTAGATCAGATTCATCTGGAGTTTGAGGATAATGCCTGTGTCTGTGTTGTATTAGCCAGCGATGGTTATCCAGTAAAATATGAAAAAGGAATTACAATTACAGGGTTTGATAATTTTGAACATAAAGAAGGCTATTATGTATTTCATGCTGGAACAAAATTTAAGGATGGCAATATTGTCACAAATGGCGGAAGAGTCCTTGGTGTTACAGCAAAAGGGAAGACTTTAAAAGAAGCAAGAGCAAATGCTTATGCAGCCACTGACTGGATTACATTTTCTAATAAATATATGAGACATGATATTGGCAAAGCGATTGACGAAGTTAAATAA
- a CDS encoding putative S-layer associated protein, with product MKRLKKLQLSLMALLFTLVVAVSYNPMISQASSATVTLSVLKSDIKVGQKFSVSIVLNASEAISSFETQLKYDPSVLKFVSGGSYITEADGVISLLNDTVEDGTTKQKYVMQFEALEAGSSKIQLSGKPLIYDLENGKLMSLSSNSVTVNVGSTESQSKNNYLKSLKIGEGTLSPAFDKNVLNYNVTVDASCERIIYTAIPEDTKARVNVKGATNLKTGTNPVTITVTSEAGTKKVYTIVVKKEEGDAATPEPSVSPEPSPSETPKEEVKLEDETKLEEIDKEQVVCIQKYYTVAKLSDESMIPEGYEKSSLNLNGTSIPAYTLKSNLNSEFVLLYLENQNGEKGFYQYDRQEKTVQRYQEQKVSVQPSADELKTEASKSSNTNTLVFAIVSLCLIIVILVIISLRLFMRRKQR from the coding sequence ATGAAACGATTAAAAAAATTACAACTTAGCTTAATGGCCCTTCTGTTTACATTAGTGGTTGCAGTAAGTTATAACCCAATGATCAGTCAAGCTAGTAGTGCTACAGTGACGTTATCCGTACTTAAAAGCGATATCAAGGTAGGCCAGAAATTTTCTGTCTCAATTGTATTAAATGCATCGGAAGCAATTAGCAGTTTTGAGACACAATTAAAGTATGATCCATCTGTTTTGAAGTTCGTTTCAGGGGGAAGCTACATTACAGAAGCGGATGGAGTGATCTCCTTGCTAAACGATACAGTAGAAGATGGTACTACAAAGCAAAAATATGTAATGCAGTTTGAAGCATTAGAAGCAGGCAGCAGTAAGATTCAGTTAAGTGGCAAGCCTTTAATTTATGATTTGGAAAATGGTAAGTTAATGTCATTATCGAGTAATTCAGTAACTGTAAATGTAGGATCAACAGAATCACAGAGTAAGAATAACTATTTGAAATCTTTAAAAATTGGGGAAGGAACCTTATCTCCAGCTTTTGATAAGAATGTATTAAATTATAACGTAACAGTAGATGCTTCATGTGAACGTATTATTTATACAGCAATACCAGAAGATACGAAAGCAAGAGTAAACGTTAAAGGTGCAACCAATCTAAAAACTGGAACGAATCCGGTTACGATTACAGTAACAAGCGAAGCTGGAACAAAAAAGGTATATACTATCGTAGTGAAGAAAGAAGAAGGGGATGCCGCAACACCAGAACCTTCAGTATCACCAGAACCTTCTCCATCCGAGACACCAAAAGAAGAAGTAAAGTTAGAAGATGAGACAAAATTAGAAGAAATTGATAAAGAACAAGTTGTATGTATTCAAAAGTACTATACTGTTGCAAAATTAAGTGATGAGTCAATGATTCCAGAAGGATATGAAAAATCTTCTTTGAATTTGAATGGAACTTCAATACCTGCTTATACTTTAAAGAGTAATCTAAATTCTGAATTTGTTCTGCTTTATTTAGAAAATCAAAATGGAGAAAAAGGATTTTATCAATATGATCGACAGGAAAAGACGGTACAGCGTTATCAAGAACAAAAAGTATCGGTACAGCCTTCAGCAGATGAGCTTAAAACAGAAGCTTCCAAGTCAAGTAACACAAATACATTGGTATTTGCAATTGTCAGCCTTTGTCTCATTATCGTAATCTTAGTAATTATTTCACTTCGCCTATTCATGCGTAGAAAACAACGCTAA
- a CDS encoding ATP-dependent Clp protease ATP-binding subunit has product MQDRYTNGAREALNIATDVAYRLSHNYIGTEHLLIGLVSAKGVAAKVLQENGVEEEKIIELVNQLIAPNTKVAMMESDNFTPRAKRILLQSSKEATRLKSSLVGTEHILLALLKENDCIGVRLLNTLGINVQKLYIDLLTAVGQDAGAAKNEYMVQKGKGKAKSSTPTLDQYSRDLTVYASEGKLDPVIGRDTEIQRVIQILSRRTKNNPCLVGEPGVGKTAIAEGLAEKIMEGNVPETIKDKRLVTLDLSGMVAGSKYRGEFEERIKKVIEEVMNDGNILLFIDEIHTIIGAGGAEGAIDASNILKPSLARGEIQIIGATTREEYRKHIEKDAALERRFQPVVIEEPSEEEAILILKGLREAYEDHHKLKITDKAIETAVKMSSRYINDRYLPDKAIDIIDEAASKVRLSTYMDSPKMKELENQIADLEEQKEEAIKKEAYEKAGEIKQQQQEAKKALEELKDQFEQEKKEAKLQVTENNVADIVSSWTKIPVQKLEEEESKRLMQLEKILHQRVVGQEEAVAAVSKAIRRGRVGLKDPNRPIGSFLFLGPTGVGKTELSKALSEAMFGTQSSMIRVDMSEYMEKHSVSKLIGSPPGYVGYDEGGQLSEKVRQNPYSVILFDEIEKAHPDVFNILLQVLDDGHITDAQGRKVSFKNTIIIMTSNAGANRIVSPKLLGFASKSDEKQDYKRMKDGVMEEVKHVFKPEFINRIDEIIVFHSLTKDDIQKIVGIMLDTINKRISAQMNITIKPDKRVLDHIVETSYDQTYGARPLRRALQTKIEDPLAEEVLAGKIKPGDQVKLTLRKGEIAFSVKNV; this is encoded by the coding sequence ATGCAGGATAGATATACAAATGGTGCTAGAGAAGCATTGAACATCGCTACAGATGTTGCATACCGTCTGTCTCATAACTACATTGGGACAGAGCATCTGCTTATCGGATTAGTAAGTGCCAAAGGGGTAGCAGCTAAAGTATTACAGGAAAATGGTGTGGAAGAAGAAAAGATCATTGAGTTAGTGAATCAGCTGATCGCACCAAATACTAAGGTAGCCATGATGGAAAGCGATAATTTTACACCACGGGCGAAAAGAATCTTACTACAAAGTAGCAAGGAAGCGACAAGACTAAAATCATCTTTAGTAGGAACAGAACATATTTTATTGGCGTTATTAAAAGAGAACGATTGTATCGGAGTTCGCTTATTAAATACATTAGGTATCAATGTTCAGAAACTATATATTGATTTACTTACAGCAGTAGGTCAAGATGCTGGTGCAGCAAAAAATGAATATATGGTACAAAAGGGAAAAGGAAAGGCGAAAAGTTCTACACCTACCCTAGATCAATATAGCCGTGACCTTACGGTATATGCCAGTGAAGGAAAGCTAGATCCTGTTATCGGTAGAGACACTGAAATTCAGAGAGTAATTCAGATTCTTAGCAGAAGAACGAAGAATAATCCATGTTTAGTAGGCGAACCAGGTGTTGGTAAGACAGCGATCGCAGAAGGTCTTGCTGAGAAGATCATGGAAGGTAATGTACCAGAGACGATCAAAGATAAACGTCTTGTTACGTTAGATTTATCAGGTATGGTAGCTGGAAGTAAGTACCGTGGTGAATTTGAAGAAAGAATTAAAAAAGTGATCGAAGAAGTTATGAATGATGGAAATATTCTATTGTTTATTGATGAAATTCATACGATTATCGGTGCAGGTGGAGCGGAAGGAGCTATCGATGCATCCAATATTTTAAAACCAAGTCTTGCACGTGGAGAGATTCAGATCATTGGTGCAACGACAAGAGAAGAGTATCGCAAGCATATTGAAAAAGATGCGGCATTAGAAAGAAGATTTCAACCAGTTGTGATCGAAGAACCTTCGGAAGAGGAAGCAATTTTAATCTTAAAAGGACTTCGTGAAGCATACGAAGATCATCATAAGTTGAAAATAACGGATAAGGCGATTGAGACAGCTGTTAAGATGTCAAGCCGCTATATCAATGATCGTTACCTTCCAGATAAGGCCATCGATATCATCGACGAGGCTGCAAGCAAAGTTCGTTTGAGTACTTATATGGATTCTCCTAAGATGAAAGAGTTAGAAAATCAAATTGCTGACTTAGAAGAACAGAAGGAAGAAGCGATTAAGAAAGAGGCTTATGAAAAAGCTGGAGAGATTAAACAGCAGCAACAGGAAGCAAAGAAAGCACTGGAAGAATTGAAAGATCAATTTGAACAAGAAAAGAAAGAAGCGAAACTTCAAGTAACAGAAAATAATGTTGCTGATATCGTTTCCAGCTGGACGAAGATTCCGGTTCAGAAGTTAGAAGAAGAGGAATCGAAACGTCTGATGCAGCTTGAGAAGATCCTTCATCAACGTGTGGTAGGACAAGAAGAGGCAGTTGCGGCAGTGAGTAAAGCAATTCGTCGTGGTCGAGTAGGGCTTAAAGACCCAAATCGCCCAATCGGTTCCTTCTTATTCCTAGGACCAACTGGTGTTGGTAAGACAGAACTTAGTAAAGCATTATCAGAAGCGATGTTTGGTACACAGAGCAGCATGATCCGAGTTGATATGTCTGAATATATGGAGAAACACAGTGTATCTAAATTGATCGGATCGCCTCCGGGATATGTAGGATATGATGAAGGTGGACAACTTAGTGAGAAGGTTCGTCAGAATCCATATTCTGTTATCTTATTTGATGAGATTGAGAAGGCACATCCTGATGTGTTCAATATTCTTCTTCAAGTATTAGATGATGGTCATATTACTGATGCACAAGGAAGAAAAGTAAGTTTTAAGAATACGATCATTATCATGACATCCAATGCGGGAGCAAATCGTATCGTTTCACCAAAACTATTAGGATTTGCAAGTAAGAGTGATGAAAAGCAAGATTATAAGAGAATGAAAGATGGCGTTATGGAAGAAGTGAAACATGTCTTTAAGCCGGAATTTATCAACCGTATTGATGAAATTATCGTCTTCCATTCCTTGACAAAAGATGACATTCAGAAGATCGTTGGTATTATGCTTGATACGATCAATAAACGTATCAGTGCTCAGATGAATATTACGATCAAGCCGGATAAACGAGTATTAGATCATATTGTAGAAACAAGCTATGATCAGACATATGGTGCAAGACCACTACGAAGAGCGCTTCAAACTAAGATTGAAGATCCACTTGCGGAGGAAGTACTTGCAGGTAAGATTAAACCAGGAGATCAAGTGAAACTTACTTTACGAAAAGGCGAGATCGCTTTCTCTGTGAAAAATGTCTGA
- a CDS encoding putative ATP:guanido phosphotransferase YacI — MLKWYEEQSDNQDIVLSSRIRLSRNLKKYPFSPKLTNEQAINLLEEVKESIKDYEGLNGKMLCCDLDKLSDVEKKGMIERHILSRNMLEKEQATGLIVSEDESLSILINEEDHLEIQSMAGGMNMKKAYQKANEMDDYGYDRLEFAYSEKFGYLTTCPTNVGTGLRASYLVFLPALQGALKINRLADEASKYGVSLRAVFGEGSNGVAHIFELTNQKTLGISENDVMNNLNNIVHQVMKQERKRREFLLSNNLDEIEDQVYRSYGILKYTTQINSSDAMTLLSQVKFGVDMKLLTLSEPFHFYELMMAILPYTIQCTNGKCVGSKIRDKLRAKFLNQAIPLIQS; from the coding sequence ATGCTTAAATGGTATGAGGAACAGTCTGATAATCAGGATATTGTATTATCAAGCAGGATCAGATTATCTAGAAATCTAAAAAAGTATCCATTTTCTCCAAAGCTGACAAATGAACAAGCTATTAATCTACTAGAAGAAGTAAAAGAATCCATAAAGGATTACGAAGGTTTAAATGGCAAAATGCTCTGCTGTGATTTGGATAAGTTATCTGATGTTGAAAAGAAGGGTATGATAGAACGGCATATTTTAAGTAGAAATATGTTAGAGAAAGAACAGGCCACTGGTCTGATCGTATCAGAGGACGAATCTTTAAGTATCCTGATCAATGAAGAAGATCATTTAGAAATTCAGTCAATGGCAGGCGGAATGAATATGAAGAAGGCATATCAGAAAGCAAATGAGATGGACGATTATGGATATGATCGTTTAGAATTTGCATATTCAGAAAAGTTTGGCTACCTGACCACTTGTCCAACCAATGTAGGGACAGGGTTAAGGGCTTCTTATCTGGTATTTCTTCCAGCACTACAAGGAGCATTAAAGATTAACCGGCTTGCCGATGAAGCGAGTAAATACGGTGTTTCGCTTCGTGCTGTATTTGGAGAAGGATCCAATGGTGTTGCTCATATCTTTGAACTAACAAATCAAAAGACGCTGGGCATTTCAGAAAATGATGTGATGAATAACTTAAATAATATTGTTCATCAGGTAATGAAACAAGAAAGGAAGAGAAGAGAATTTCTTCTTTCCAATAACTTAGATGAGATTGAAGATCAGGTATATCGTTCATATGGAATCTTAAAATATACAACACAAATTAACTCGAGTGATGCAATGACCTTGTTATCACAGGTGAAATTTGGGGTGGACATGAAATTGCTCACCTTAAGTGAACCCTTTCATTTTTATGAATTGATGATGGCCATATTGCCATATACAATTCAATGTACAAATGGAAAATGTGTGGGAAGTAAAATACGAGATAAACTTCGTGCTAAATTTCTCAATCAGGCAATTCCATTGATTCAATCATGA
- a CDS encoding transcriptional regulator, GntR family has translation MIVRIDFNSDEALYMQLRNQIIIGIANSEIQEGDNLPSVRELAENIGINMHTVNKAYSILKQEGYVKVDRRKGAVIAVDIDKYKATLELMSEMKVVLAKAICRGISKQEAQKIVDEVYSEYGYGDDESES, from the coding sequence TTGATTGTACGAATTGATTTTAATAGCGATGAAGCGTTATATATGCAGCTGAGAAATCAAATCATAATTGGAATTGCCAATTCAGAAATTCAAGAAGGTGATAATCTTCCATCTGTTCGTGAACTAGCCGAAAATATAGGAATTAACATGCACACAGTGAATAAGGCATATAGTATATTAAAGCAGGAAGGCTATGTAAAAGTCGACAGACGTAAGGGCGCAGTCATTGCAGTAGATATTGATAAATACAAGGCTACCTTAGAACTTATGAGTGAAATGAAAGTCGTATTAGCAAAAGCAATCTGCCGAGGCATATCTAAGCAGGAAGCACAAAAGATAGTTGATGAAGTGTATTCTGAATATGGATATGGAGATGACGAATCGGAGTCATAA